One stretch of Marinitoga hydrogenitolerans DSM 16785 DNA includes these proteins:
- a CDS encoding TIGR01212 family radical SAM protein (This family includes YhcC from E. coli K-12, an uncharacterized radical SAM protein.) — MLYNKLSDYLKKRYGERVQRLPINAGFTCPNKTGVRGTGGCIYCEETGSGFASLSPKTPINEQIKFMIERYKGKADKFMAYFQSNTNTYAPVHVLKKIYDSALIDERIVILDISTRPDTVEEEKLDLIASYKEKLDVYLEFGLQSVNYKTLKILKRGHTLAEFIDAVNRAKKREIEIIVHMIIDLPWDNKEDIIEGAKILSSLKVDGVKLHSLYIAENTVLGEMYKKGEVKPLSLDEFIDRNILFLEYLSPDIVIHRLAADPPKTGVLHGNWDMSKIKIINYIEKEMRNRNTFQGRLFNYLNR, encoded by the coding sequence GTGCTATATAATAAATTAAGTGATTATTTAAAAAAAAGATATGGAGAACGCGTTCAAAGATTGCCAATAAATGCAGGGTTCACATGTCCTAATAAAACAGGAGTAAGAGGAACAGGTGGGTGTATATATTGTGAAGAAACCGGCAGTGGATTTGCATCTTTATCACCTAAAACTCCTATAAATGAGCAAATAAAATTTATGATTGAAAGATATAAAGGAAAAGCAGATAAATTCATGGCATATTTTCAATCAAATACAAACACATATGCGCCAGTTCATGTATTAAAAAAAATATATGATTCAGCATTAATAGATGAAAGAATAGTCATTTTGGATATTTCAACAAGACCCGATACAGTTGAAGAAGAGAAATTAGATTTAATAGCATCTTATAAAGAAAAATTAGATGTTTATCTTGAATTTGGATTGCAAAGTGTGAATTATAAAACTTTAAAAATACTTAAAAGAGGTCATACCTTAGCCGAGTTTATAGATGCAGTAAATAGAGCTAAAAAAAGAGAAATAGAAATAATAGTGCATATGATTATAGATTTACCATGGGATAATAAAGAAGATATAATAGAAGGAGCAAAAATATTATCATCTTTAAAAGTGGATGGAGTGAAATTACATTCATTATATATAGCTGAAAATACAGTGTTAGGAGAAATGTATAAAAAAGGTGAAGTAAAACCATTATCATTAGATGAATTTATAGATAGAAATATATTATTTTTAGAATATTTAAGTCCGGATATAGTTATACATAGACTTGCAGCTGATCCTCCAAAAACAGGAGTATTGCATGGAAATTGGGATATGTCAAAAATAAAAATAATAAATTATATTGAAAAAGAAATGCGAAATAGAAATACATTTCAAGGAAGACTATTTAACTATTTAAATAGATAG
- a CDS encoding amidohydrolase — MKKILKNAYVLMSADAVIKKLDILIDNGIIIEISENIDGENAEIINLENKLITPGFINTHTHLAMSLFRGIGDDLTLEDWLFKEMFPREDLLNDELTYYGSLISILEMLSKGVTTVVDMYLFMKGSAEAVKDTGIRAFLTRGLGYDNDDGWKRRIDETLYLFENYHNNYNIKIGFGPHAPYTCPMNKLEEIAELTKKYNTFSTIHLYESINEREMYTFEDLEKTGLFKNDVIAAHCVHVDEKDIKILARNEITVAHNPSSNLKLGNGIAPILKMLEHEVNITLGTDGAASNNTLNIWDEMRFAALLQKKNGPEKFKTEEALRMVWENGGYALNEKIGRLEENYFADLIVIDLDSLEFYPKDINRIKSHIVYSPINKVYATMVNGEWVYYDGEYPKLKGKEYFEKFHKLYFDIEKKFNSQKS, encoded by the coding sequence ATGAAAAAAATCTTAAAAAATGCGTATGTTTTAATGAGTGCAGATGCGGTTATAAAAAAATTAGACATATTAATTGATAATGGAATAATCATTGAAATTTCTGAAAATATAGATGGAGAAAATGCGGAAATTATAAATTTAGAAAATAAATTAATCACGCCAGGTTTTATCAATACACACACTCATTTAGCAATGAGTTTATTCAGAGGTATAGGGGATGATTTAACTTTAGAAGATTGGTTATTTAAAGAAATGTTTCCCAGAGAAGATTTATTAAATGATGAACTAACATATTATGGATCGTTAATATCAATACTTGAAATGTTGTCAAAAGGTGTAACAACAGTAGTTGATATGTATCTTTTTATGAAAGGTTCAGCAGAAGCGGTGAAAGATACAGGCATTAGAGCCTTTTTGACTAGGGGTCTTGGGTATGATAATGATGATGGATGGAAACGAAGAATAGATGAAACATTGTATTTATTTGAAAATTATCATAACAATTATAATATAAAAATAGGGTTTGGTCCCCATGCACCATACACCTGTCCAATGAATAAATTAGAAGAAATAGCTGAGTTGACAAAAAAATATAACACATTTTCAACTATTCATTTATACGAATCTATTAATGAAAGAGAAATGTACACATTTGAAGATTTAGAAAAAACTGGATTGTTTAAAAATGATGTAATAGCAGCACATTGTGTTCATGTTGATGAAAAGGATATAAAAATATTAGCAAGAAATGAAATAACTGTAGCGCATAATCCTTCAAGTAATTTAAAATTAGGTAATGGGATTGCTCCAATTTTAAAAATGTTAGAACATGAAGTAAATATAACTTTAGGAACAGATGGAGCAGCAAGTAATAATACCTTAAACATTTGGGATGAGATGAGATTTGCAGCATTATTACAAAAAAAGAATGGACCTGAAAAATTTAAAACAGAAGAGGCATTAAGGATGGTTTGGGAAAACGGTGGATATGCTTTAAATGAAAAAATAGGAAGATTGGAAGAAAATTATTTTGCAGATTTAATTGTTATAGATTTAGATTCATTAGAATTTTATCCAAAAGATATAAATAGAATTAAATCGCATATTGTTTATTCACCTATAAACAAAGTATATGCAACAATGGTAAATGGGGAATGGGTTTATTATGATGGTGAATACCCAAAATTAAAAGGAAAAGAGTATTTTGAAAAATTTCACAAACTATATTTTGACATAGAAAAGAAGTTTAATTCTCAAAAATCATAA
- a CDS encoding methyl-accepting chemotaxis protein, translated as IVGKDKIMRSNLKGEETILKQKVETKYVEKALKGEEGWEIGKNYKGEEVLAAYAPFKYKEIEWAFISEISTKEAFKASEKIKTILIITSIIILIISIVISLIFAKKISKPLIELSKKVDKFATGDFTVEFESKGKDETAIIAKSLQNMSKKLRETIKWLLEAGQKIEESSETLTKVSEKTKEANGEALRKAKKIEENAENAAATTEELTSGVNEVSIAAQNVSSNAVEIAQEVNETTQLTEEGEKSITEITKIIEQAVEKSKETEETVEILSEKAANIGEIVETITNITEQTNLLALNAAIEAARAGEAGKGFAVVADEIRKLAEESKKATEQIAQILTEIKEGAQNANKATEETAGVINKVEKNAEEIKEKFQKILERVENINQRIEGLTANAEEQSASTEEMAAASDKTAQMILEISNEITEITKDVEEESKEIENVNKKAEELEKLVDQLNEKLNQFKV; from the coding sequence ATAGTAGGAAAAGACAAAATAATGAGAAGTAATCTAAAAGGGGAAGAAACGATATTAAAACAAAAAGTAGAAACGAAATATGTAGAAAAGGCATTAAAAGGAGAAGAAGGATGGGAAATAGGAAAGAATTACAAAGGAGAAGAAGTATTAGCAGCATACGCACCATTTAAATATAAAGAAATAGAATGGGCATTCATATCAGAAATATCGACAAAAGAAGCATTCAAAGCATCAGAAAAGATAAAAACGATATTAATAATAACATCGATAATAATATTAATAATATCAATAGTAATATCATTAATATTTGCCAAAAAGATATCAAAACCATTAATAGAATTGAGTAAAAAAGTAGACAAATTTGCAACAGGGGACTTCACAGTAGAATTTGAATCAAAAGGAAAAGACGAAACGGCAATAATAGCGAAATCATTGCAAAACATGTCAAAAAAATTAAGAGAAACAATAAAATGGTTACTAGAAGCGGGACAAAAGATAGAAGAATCATCAGAAACATTAACAAAAGTATCAGAAAAGACAAAAGAAGCAAATGGAGAAGCATTAAGAAAAGCGAAAAAAATAGAAGAAAACGCAGAAAATGCAGCAGCAACAACAGAAGAACTAACATCAGGAGTAAATGAAGTATCAATAGCAGCGCAAAACGTATCAAGCAATGCAGTAGAAATAGCGCAAGAAGTAAACGAAACGACACAACTAACAGAAGAAGGAGAAAAATCAATAACAGAAATAACAAAAATAATAGAACAGGCAGTAGAAAAATCAAAAGAAACAGAAGAAACAGTAGAAATATTATCAGAAAAAGCTGCAAACATAGGAGAAATAGTAGAAACAATAACAAACATAACAGAACAAACAAACCTATTAGCGTTAAACGCAGCAATAGAAGCAGCGAGGGCAGGGGAAGCAGGAAAAGGATTTGCAGTAGTAGCAGATGAAATAAGGAAATTAGCAGAAGAAAGTAAAAAAGCGACAGAACAAATAGCGCAAATATTGACAGAAATCAAAGAAGGAGCGCAAAACGCAAACAAAGCGACAGAAGAAACAGCAGGAGTAATAAACAAAGTAGAAAAAAATGCAGAAGAAATAAAAGAAAAATTCCAAAAGATATTAGAAAGAGTAGAAAACATAAACCAGAGGATAGAAGGGTTAACAGCAAACGCAGAAGAGCAAAGCGCATCAACAGAAGAAATGGCAGCGGCAAGTGACAAAACAGCACAAATGATATTAGAGATATCAAATGAAATAACAGAGATAACAAAAGACGTGGAAGAAGAAAGTAAAGAAATAGAAAACGTAAACAAAAAAGCAGAAGAACTAGAAAAACTGGTAGATCAATTAAATGAAAAATTAAATCAATTTAAAGTATAA